In the genome of Pseudanabaena sp. BC1403, the window TTATGGATAAGGTCTATGCCAAAGGTAGAGAAGTCGCTGATGGTTTCAAGGAAAATCTACCTATCATTTTTGATGAATATCTTCCTAAATGGAATTATAGAGCCATTCCTCAAAATAACTGAAATGCATAAGTTATTTATTTTTCATTCCTAATGGTGTTTCGTTTGAGCCTGTTCCGCGAGCAGATGCTAAGCTCATGGTCGAAAATCAAATGCGATCGCTACGACATATTGGTTCTCATACCGATCAAAAAGATTTACGACATATATACAAACGAACTTTTTCCCAATGACCTCGCTATTTATGT includes:
- a CDS encoding PII-interacting protein PipX family protein — its product is MPNGVSFEPVPRADAKLMVENQMRSLRHIGSHTDQKDLRHIYKRTFSQ